The genomic segment TTTTTAGTTTATCTTCACTGTTTGATTTAAAAATCATAACTTTTATATTTTTAAAAACACTAAAATTTTGTTTATTTGCTTCAAAATATGCTTTTACATTATCTTCTGTTATATTTTTACCAATATCTGCAAATATGCTTTTGTAAAGTTTTTCTTGCAAAATCGTCTTTTGTATGTTATTTTTAAAATCATTATAATTTATATTTTGCTTATGTTCTATCTCATTTCTAAATTGGGCCATAGTAAATCCATTTTGTTTTGCGATAGATTCTATTTTCTGATTTATTTCAAATGGCGATGCCACTATACCTAATGCTTTTATTTGAACTTGCTCTAGTCTATCTCTTATAAGTATATCAAGTGCTTTTTTGTCATCTACTTTTAATTGTTCTTTTACTGACTCGACTTCAAATGTTGTAATTGGTTCATTTTCTACTGTGGCTGCTATGCCATTTATCATCTGTGAAGCTAATCCTAAACTACACACCAAAGATGCCAAAAAAATCTTCTTTATCATCATAAAACCTTTATTTAAGTAATTTGTAAATATAATTTGATTTATTATAACATAATTTTTAAGGTTGAAAAATGTTAACTACAAGATTTGCGCCTTCTCCTACTGGATATTTACATATTGGTGGGCTTAGAACGGCACTATATAGCTATTTATATGCAAGAGCAAATAAAGGTAAATTTGTTCTTCGTATAGAAGATACTGATTTAAAGAGAAACTCAGAAGAAGCGACTGTTGCTATTAGAGAAGCTTTTGAGTGGTGCGGGCTTGATTATGATGGAGAGGTTACTTATCAGTCAAAAAGATTTGATGTGTATGCTGAGTATGTAAAAAAACTTCTTGATGAAGGCAAAGCGTATAAATGCTATATGACAAAAGAAGAACTTGATGAACTTAGAGCTACACAAGAAGCCAATAAGCAAAGACCTAAATATGATGGAAGATATCGTGATTTTACAGGTACACCACCAGAAGGAATAGACCCTGTAATTAGAATAAAAGCACCTTTAAGTGGTGAGATAAGATTTAAAGATGGTATAAAAGGCGATGTTAAATTTAATGTAGAAGATATTCTTGATGATTTTATAATAGCAAGAAGTGACGGCACACCTACTTATAACTTTACTGTTGTTGTAGATGATGCTTTGATGGGGATAACTCATGTCATAAGAGGTGATGATCATTTATCAAATACCCCAAAACAGATAGTTTTGTATGATGCTCTTGGGTTTAGTGTGCCTGAGTTTTTCCATGTTGCTATGATAAACGGCGAAGACGGTAAAAAACTTAGCAAAAGACATGGTGCTACTGATGTGATGGAATATAAAAAAATGGGTTATTTGCCAGAAGCACTTTTGAATTTCCTTGTTCGTCTTGGCTGGAGTCACGGAGATGATGAAATTTTTAGCATGGAAGATATGCTTAAATTTTTTGATCCACATGATATAAATAAATCTTCAAGCACATATAATGCTCAAAAACTAGACTGGTTGAATGCTCACTATATAAAAACTTTTCCTTATGAAAGACTTGCTAAGGAGATGAAATTTTTTGGCGTTGATTTTGATTCTTTGAAAAAAGGCGAACTATTATTAGATATTTTAAGAGAGCGTTCAAAAACACTTGTTGATATGGCAAATGGAGCTTTATCCATAATAAATGTACCAACGGATTATGATCAAAAGGCTTATGATAAATTTATAACACCCCAAAGCTTGGAAATTTTATCTAAATTTAAAGATATATTGACACTTAATTTAGATGCTAGTGGATATGAGACTATCACAAAAGAATTTTTAGAACAAAATGGCTTGAAACTAAAAGATTTGGCTCAGGCTTTGCGTGTTAGCTTAACTGGAAATAGTGTAAGCCCTAGTATATTTGAAGTTTTGGAAGTTATAGGAAGTGAAGAGATAAAAAAACGTATAGATGCGATTTTAAATAAAAAATAATAAAAGGCAACACATGGGTAAGGTAACAAAAGAAGAGGCTTTAGAATATCATTTGGGCGGCAAAATAAGCACAAATATAAAAGTGGTTTGTGAAACAGCTCATGATCTTTCTTTGGCATATTCTCCTGGTGTGGCTGAGCCGTGCAAAGAGATATCAAGAGATAGAGAGCTTGCATTTAAATACACAAATAAATCAAACTTAGTTGCTGTTATTACAGACAGCACTGCTGTTTTGGGACTTGGTGATATAGGTGCTGTTGCTGGCAAGCCTGTAATGGAAGGCAAGGCTGTTTTGTTTAAAAAATTTGCGGATATTGATGCCTTTGATATAGAACTTGATGAGAAAAACCCTGAAAAAATAGTAGAAATTTGTAAAGCTTTATCTCCGACATTTGGTGGAATAAATCTTGAAGACATTAAGGCGCCAAAGTGTTTTTATATAGAGCAAGAGCTTCAAAAAGCAGTAGATATACCTGTAATGCATGATGACCAGCACGGAACAGCTATCATAACTACCGCTGGACTTATAAATGCTTGTGAGATATCAAAAAAAGATATAAAAGATATAAAGATAGTTGTAAGTGGTGCTGGTGCTGCCGGTATAGCTTGCGCTAATATGTATAAAAGTATGGGTGTAAAAAATATCGTTATGGTTGATAGTAGGGGTGTTGTTAGCAAGGATAGAAATGACTTGACGCCTGAAAAAATTCCATTTGCTGTACAAACAAATGAAAAAACATTGGCTGATGCTATGAATGGTGCTGATATGTTTTTAGGACTTTCAAGACCAGGGGTATTGACAAAGGATATGATAGCTTCTATGAATGAGTTTCCTATTATTTTTGCACTTGCAAATCCTATTCCTGAAATTTCGCCAGAAGAGGTCCTTGAAGTAAGGCAAGATGCTATTATTGGAACAGGAAGAAGTGATTATCCAAATCAGGTAAATAATGTCTTAGGATTTCCATTTATTTTCCGTGGAGCATTGGATGTTAGGGCTAAAAAGATAACTGAAAATATGAAAAAAGCAGCTTCAAGGGCTATTGCTGATCTGACAAAAGAGCCTGTATGTAAAGAGGTTTTAGAAGCTTATGAAATTTCTGAGCTTAAGTTTGGAAAAGAGTATATAATACCAAAACCATTTGACCCTCGTGCTTATATTTGGGTTAGTATGGCTGTTGCTAAGGCGGCAGTTGAAGATGGCGTTGCAAGAGTTAAAAATTTTGACTCAGAAGCATATAAAGAACAATTGTTGAAAAGGAAAAAATAATACTATGAAAAATGTAAAACTCATAAATCATCCACTTATAGAGCATAAATTAGCGATTTTAAGGGATATAAAAACCGAACCATTTCAATTTAGAATGCTTATAGATGAGATAAGTTATTTAATGATGTTTGAAGCTACTAGGGATTTAGCGCTTAGAGAAGTGGATGTAATAACCCCAGTTACAAAGACAAAAGCTAAAAAACTATCCACAAAGCTTATGATTTGTCCTATATTAAGAGCTGCTCTTGGTATGCTAGATAGCGTATTTAAGCTGATTCCAGATGCTAGTGTTGGGTTTTTGGGTTTTCAAAGAAATGAAAAAACAGCAAAGGCTGAGTTTTTTTATGCCAAATTACCATCGGATCATAAAAATAGAACAGCTATAATAATAGATCCTATGTTTGCAACTGGCGGCACAGCCATAGATGCTGTTAAGTTTTTAAGAGACAATGGTGTAAAAGATATAAAGTTTATATCTATAATAGCAGCACCGGAAGGTCTTAAACGTTTTAGTGAAATTTATCCAGATGTTGATGTTTATACAGCTAGTATAGATGAAAAATTAAACGAACAAAACTATATAGTTCCGGGTCTTGGTGATGCTGGAGATAGGGTTTTTAATACTATATGATTTTTAGTTAGCTAACTTTATTTTTTACAAAGTTAGCTGATTTTTCTTGTTGAATATGCTATGTTTTATACTTACTTATTTTTAAATTTCAACTCTATTTTTGTTAGTTTTTAAAATTTGTTTTTAAAATTTGATATAATCTTAAAAAATTCAAAAGGTATTTTATGTTTGTAGATAGTGTTAAATTAACTCTTAGTTCTGGGCACGGTGGTGCAGGGGCTGTGAGTTTTAGGCGTGAAAAGCATGTTTTGCTTGGTGGTCCTGATGGTGGCGATGGTGGCGATGGTGGCGATGTTTATTTTGTTGTAGATAATAACTCTCACACTCTTGCTGCTTATAAAGGCAAAAGAGCTTTAAAGGCAGCTAATGGGGATCCTGGTATGGGCAAGAGAATGACAGGTAAAAAAGGCGAGAGTTTGGAGCTGATAGTCCCACCAGGAACCGTTGTATATGACGCTCAGACAAATGAGGTTTTGCTTGACCTTACACAGCAGGGCGATAGGCAAATGCTTTTAAAAGGTGGAAAAGGTGGTCTTGGAAATGTGCATTTTAAAAGCTCAACAAATCAAGCGCCAGAGTATGCTCAAAAAGGCACTCCTGAAGAGGTTCGCGAGGTTAGGCTTGAACTAAAACTAATAGCAGATGTAGGACTTGTTGGTTTTCCAAACGTTGGCAAATCCACACTTATATCAACTATATCAAATGCAAAGCCACAAGTGGCAAATTATGAGTTTACAACACTCACTCCAAAATTAGGACTTGTTGAAGTTGATGAGTATAGCGGTTTTGTTATGGCTGATATACCGGGTATCATAGAAGGTGCAAGTGATGGTAGAGGACTTGGAATACAGTTTTTAAAGCACATAGAAAGAACTAAAATTTTACTTTATATGATAGATTTGGCTAATTATAGAAGTTTAAAAGAGCAGTTTGAAACATTAAAAGAAGAAGTTTTGAAATTTTCAAACGAGCTTTCGCAAAGAAGTTATGCTATTGCACTTACTAGAATGGATGCTTGTGAAGATATCACGATAATATCACAATTTATAAGCGATCTCGGGCTTGGAGATGGCTTGCTTGAGTTTAAACAAGATATTTATGATTATGATATCACAAAGCCTTTTTTTATACTTCCTATATCATCCGCAAGTGGAGAGCATATAAATGAACTTAAGTTTAATTTACTTGAACTTATAAAACAAGATTGATTTTTTAAGCTTTTGTGATTTTTTCACAAAAGTCTTTTTTGGGATTAATTTTTTATAATAAACCCAAATTACCACCATATATCTCTACTACACTTTTATATTTATACTTCCCAAGCCACTACTATCTAAACAACAAACATATATTTATCTAGTTTATTCAATCTATATAAATAAAACTATAATTTTATTTTTTAATAATTAACTTTCTAAGATTTATAATAAATAACAAAACATCATATAATCACTAAAACTAATTATTGGTATTTATAGTCATTGCAGGTATATAAAACAAAGTATTATTTATATAAATTTATATCTATATAATTGTTATATTATATATTCTTGTAGTACCATGTATCCATGAATTTAAAAACCTAATTAAATATCTAAAAAACAATATTACAACATAAACTCACCATTAAGCTATATTTTTTGGTTTATCTTCTACTTGTGTAGAGATATATGGAAATAGTACAGAGATATAATATTATCCGCAAACACTCACGCCAATAAATTATATAAAACTACCCAATAACTTTTATAAAATCTCTTTATTCTTAAACCATACTTTTACTAACTTGTTTAAATCATATAAAATAAACTATATAAAACAAGGATAATTTACTGTTAAATAACCTGTATGATTTTCTTTCTAAATAACTTAAATATACTATCTCTCTTGTTCTTTGTTAAAATCTTAGCAAGCTTTTACAATAAAAATATCTAAAATCATATGCTATATTACTCGCAAGCTTAACTTTAAGCTACATTATTTGTTTAATTTTATACTTATTGGATATATGTTTTTGTAGTATTGTTCTAGTTATTGTTTTGATTGGTATTGAATAATATATTAATATGGCTATTGAAGCTATATAGCTATAAATATATGATTTTATAAATGCCATAAATCATACAAATAAATATTAGTTGCGCCTAGCTATGATTATAAAATATATCTTATAACTAGTGTGAAAATATTTCTATTTTCACATAATACCAAATAATCACCCCCCCCCTCACACAACAATCATCAACCTATATATACCCATAGAAACATAATCATAATTTCTATTATTTTCCATACTTTTACATAAAACCAACCCAAACTCACCCAAATTCAAATTATTTAAAATATTATTTTATATTTAAGTAGCATTTAAGCATTACTCTTATATAATTCCAGCTCACGATTTGAGAAACCACCTTTAACTTTTAGTTAATAAAGCTTTTCTTTTTAAATATCGTTGTTCTGTTAAATTATAAATGTTAAACTATTAGTCAATCTTTGAAATCTAAACAAGTGATCGATTGAGCCAGTCTATATTGTTTATAGACTTAAAACTGATTAACAAAAAAATTAAAGTTTTTTAGATTAAAAACTTCATATAAATTATATGGAGAGTTTGATCCTGGCTCAGAGTGAACGCTGGCGGCGTGCCTAATACATGCAAGTCGAACGGAGATTAATTAAGCTTGCTTTTTTAATCTTAGTGGCGCACGGGTGAGTAATGTATAGCTAATCTGCCCCTTACAAGAGGACAACAGTTAGAAATGACTGCTAATACTCTATACTCCTTCCAAACATAAGTTTGGTCGGGAAAGTTTTTCGGTAAGGGATGAGGCTATATTGTATCAGCTAGTTGGTAAGGTAATGGCTTACCAAGGCTATGACGCATAACTGGTCTGAGAGGATGATCAGTCACACTGGAACTGAGACACGGTCCAGACTCCTACGGGAGGCAGCAGTAGGGAATATTGCTCAATGGGGGAAACCCTGAAGCAGCAACGCCGCGTGGAGGATGACACTTTTCGGAGCGTAAACTCCTTTTGTTAGGGAAGAACCATGACGGTACCTAACGAATAAGCACCGGCTAACTCCGTGCCAGCAGCCGCGGTAATACGGGGGGTGCAAGCGTTACTCGGAATCACTGGGCGTAAAGGACGCGTAGGCGGATTATCAAGTCTTTTGTGAAATCCTATGGCTTAACCATAGAACTGCTTGGGAAACTGATAATCTAGAGTGAGGGAGAGGCAGATGGAATTGGTGGTGTAGGGGTAAAATCCGTAGAGATCACCAGGAATACCCATTGCGAAGGCGATCTGCTGGAACTCAACTGACGCTAAGGCGTGAAAGCGTGGGGAGCAAACAGGATTAGATACCCTGGTAGTCCACGCCCTAAACGATGTATACTAGTTGTTGCTTTGCTAGTCAAGGCAGTAATGCACCTAACGGATTAAGTATACCGCCTGGGGAGTACGGTCGCAAGATTAAAACTCAAAGGAATAGACGGGGACCCGCACAAGCGGTGGAGCATGTGGTTTAATTCGAAGATACGCGAAGAACCTTACCCGGACTTGATATCTAACAAATCATCCAGAGATGGAAGAGTGTCTGCTTGCAGAAATGTTAAGACAGGTGCTGCACGGCTGTCGTCAGCTCGTGTCGTGAGATGTTGGGTTAAGTCCCGCAACGAGCGCAACCCACGTCATTAGTTGCTAACGCTTAGGGCGAGCACTCTAATGAGACTGCCTTCGTAAGGAGGAGGAAGGTGTGGACGACGTCAAGTCATCATGGCCCTTATGTCCGGGGCGACACACGTGCTACAATGGCATATACAATGAGAAGCAATATCGCGAGATGGAGCAAATCTATAAAATATGTCCCAGT from the Campylobacter pinnipediorum subsp. pinnipediorum genome contains:
- a CDS encoding malic enzyme-like NAD(P)-binding protein — its product is MGKVTKEEALEYHLGGKISTNIKVVCETAHDLSLAYSPGVAEPCKEISRDRELAFKYTNKSNLVAVITDSTAVLGLGDIGAVAGKPVMEGKAVLFKKFADIDAFDIELDEKNPEKIVEICKALSPTFGGINLEDIKAPKCFYIEQELQKAVDIPVMHDDQHGTAIITTAGLINACEISKKDIKDIKIVVSGAGAAGIACANMYKSMGVKNIVMVDSRGVVSKDRNDLTPEKIPFAVQTNEKTLADAMNGADMFLGLSRPGVLTKDMIASMNEFPIIFALANPIPEISPEEVLEVRQDAIIGTGRSDYPNQVNNVLGFPFIFRGALDVRAKKITENMKKAASRAIADLTKEPVCKEVLEAYEISELKFGKEYIIPKPFDPRAYIWVSMAVAKAAVEDGVARVKNFDSEAYKEQLLKRKK
- the upp gene encoding uracil phosphoribosyltransferase yields the protein MKNVKLINHPLIEHKLAILRDIKTEPFQFRMLIDEISYLMMFEATRDLALREVDVITPVTKTKAKKLSTKLMICPILRAALGMLDSVFKLIPDASVGFLGFQRNEKTAKAEFFYAKLPSDHKNRTAIIIDPMFATGGTAIDAVKFLRDNGVKDIKFISIIAAPEGLKRFSEIYPDVDVYTASIDEKLNEQNYIVPGLGDAGDRVFNTI
- a CDS encoding peptidyl-prolyl cis-trans isomerase; protein product: MIKKIFLASLVCSLGLASQMINGIAATVENEPITTFEVESVKEQLKVDDKKALDILIRDRLEQVQIKALGIVASPFEINQKIESIAKQNGFTMAQFRNEIEHKQNINYNDFKNNIQKTILQEKLYKSIFADIGKNITEDNVKAYFEANKQNFSVFKNIKVMIFKSNSEDKLKKQMNAGTKAIDGVSVQTLSFDYKNINPRLASLLANTNNNSFTQILKGEKTFDMFYVLEKNGIQTPDYESMKEQVASMLYSSEQERAAYEYFEKLKAKTKVKIIRK
- the obgE gene encoding GTPase ObgE; protein product: MFVDSVKLTLSSGHGGAGAVSFRREKHVLLGGPDGGDGGDGGDVYFVVDNNSHTLAAYKGKRALKAANGDPGMGKRMTGKKGESLELIVPPGTVVYDAQTNEVLLDLTQQGDRQMLLKGGKGGLGNVHFKSSTNQAPEYAQKGTPEEVREVRLELKLIADVGLVGFPNVGKSTLISTISNAKPQVANYEFTTLTPKLGLVEVDEYSGFVMADIPGIIEGASDGRGLGIQFLKHIERTKILLYMIDLANYRSLKEQFETLKEEVLKFSNELSQRSYAIALTRMDACEDITIISQFISDLGLGDGLLEFKQDIYDYDITKPFFILPISSASGEHINELKFNLLELIKQD
- the gltX gene encoding glutamate--tRNA ligase, which gives rise to MLTTRFAPSPTGYLHIGGLRTALYSYLYARANKGKFVLRIEDTDLKRNSEEATVAIREAFEWCGLDYDGEVTYQSKRFDVYAEYVKKLLDEGKAYKCYMTKEELDELRATQEANKQRPKYDGRYRDFTGTPPEGIDPVIRIKAPLSGEIRFKDGIKGDVKFNVEDILDDFIIARSDGTPTYNFTVVVDDALMGITHVIRGDDHLSNTPKQIVLYDALGFSVPEFFHVAMINGEDGKKLSKRHGATDVMEYKKMGYLPEALLNFLVRLGWSHGDDEIFSMEDMLKFFDPHDINKSSSTYNAQKLDWLNAHYIKTFPYERLAKEMKFFGVDFDSLKKGELLLDILRERSKTLVDMANGALSIINVPTDYDQKAYDKFITPQSLEILSKFKDILTLNLDASGYETITKEFLEQNGLKLKDLAQALRVSLTGNSVSPSIFEVLEVIGSEEIKKRIDAILNKK